GCGTTGCAGCTTGGGGCTGACGCAGGCTTGCGCCTATATGCGCGCTCCGAAATCCACCGCCGCCAGAGCGTCATGTCCCGCATCCTGATCACCTCCGCCCTGCCATACATCAACGGGATCAAGCACCTGGGGACGCTGGCGGGCTCCATGCTGCCGGCCGATGTCTACGCGCGCTTCCAGCGGGCGAGGGGCCGCGAAACCCTCTATTTGTGCGCCACTGACGAACACGGCACGCCGACCGAGTTGGCCGCGGCCGCCGCCGGCCAAGAGCCCGCCGACTTCTGCGCCGAGCAGCACCAGGTCCAGCATGACCTCGGCCGGCGGTTCGGCCTGTCCTGGGACCATTTCGGCCGCTCGTCCTCGCCGCAGAACCATCGCCTGACCCAGCGCTTCGCCCAGGGCTTGTGGGAGGCCGGCTTCCTGGAGGAGCGCGTCACCCAGCAAGTCTACTCCGTCGCCGACAAACGCTTCCTGCCCGACCGCTATGTGGTCGGAACCTGCCCGCACTGCGGCTACGAGGCCGCCCGCGGCGACCAGTGCGAAAATTGCACCCGCGTGCTCGACCCCGCCGACCTGATCCATCCGCGCTCGGCGATCTCGGGCTCCACCGACGTCGAGATCCGTGAGTCCAAGCATCTCTTCCTTCGCCAGAGCCTGTTCGCCGACAAGCTGCGCGCCTGGATCGACGCCAAGAAGGGCGAGTGGCCGTTGCTCGTCACCTCCATTGCGCTCAAGTGGCTGGACGAAGGGCTGCAGGATCGCGGGATCACCCGCGACCTCGTCTGGGGTGTGCCGGTCAACGCCTTCGAATGGGGTCCGAACCCTGACGGCGCCCTGCCGGACATCGACGGCTTGGCGGGCAAGGTCTTCTACGTCTGGTTTGACGCGCCGATCGAATACATCGCCTGCACCTGGGAATGGGCCGATGCGCGGGCCGCCGAGCGCGGCGAGGACCCGCCCGCCGATGCGGTCTGGGAACGCTGGTGGCGCGGCGAAGCGGCGGCGGACGTGACCTATGTGGAGTTCATGGGCAAGGACAACGTGCCCTTCCACACCGTGGGCTTTCCCTGCACCCTGATCGGTCTCAACGAGACCTTCGCTGGCGGCGACTGGAAGCCGGCCTCGAACCAGGCTTGGAAGCTGGTCGACCAGCTGAAGGGCTTCAACTGGCTCGACTATTACGGCGGCAAGTTCTCCACCTCACAACAGCGCGGCGTCTTCATGGACCATGCGCTGGAGCTTCTGCCCGCCGACTACTGGCGCTGGTGGGTCATGGCCAATACGCCGGAGACCTCGGATGCGACCTTCACCTGGGAGCAGTTTCAACAGCAGGTGAACGCCGACCTGGCTGACGTGCTGGGCAATTTCGTCAATCGCATCCTGAAGTTCACCGAGAGCCGCTTCGACGGCGTCGTCCCCGAGGGGGGCGAACCGGGCGAGCTCGAGGCCCGGCTTGCCGGTGATGTCGCCGCCAAGCTCGCTGAACTGACCGAGCAGCTGGAGGCGCGCGAATTCCGCAAGTCGGCCACCGCCCTTCGCCAGCTCTGGGTGCTGGGCAACCAGTACCTGACCGAGGCCGCGCCCTGGACAGCCATCAAGACCGATCGCGACCGCGCCGCTGTGGCCGTGCGCACCGGCCTGAACCTCGTCGCCCTCTTCGCCAAGGTCAGCGAGCCCTTCATCCCCTTCGCCGCCGAGAAGGTCGCGTTGGCGGTGGGCGAGGCCTACCCGGGGCGGTGGCCGGACGCCGCGGCGGCCTTGGACATCCTGCCGGCGGGCCGGCCGGTCGCCGCGCCTGAGGTTCTCTTCCGCAAGGTCGAGAACGACCAGGTCGCCGAATGGGTGGCGCGTTTCGGCGGGGCGGACGCGGCCGCTTAAGCCGCCGTCCTGCGCCGTCCCGTCAGCCACAGCAGGACGCACAGCCCCACATAGGGGATGAGCGCCAGGCCGTCCGACCAGGGCCCCGCGAAGAGCGGATTCACCCGGGTCATCAGTTCGACCACCGCGCTGTCGAAGCCGCTCAGCAGGCCCGCGGAGAAGGCGATGCCGATCCCGGCGATCGCCCCGCCGGCGATATAGCCTGACGCCATCAGCACGCCGGGACTGCGGTCGCTCTCCGCCGCGAGCTCCGCCTCCGACAGGGTCTCGCCCGTCGGCGAATGGGGCCGTGAGCGCCGGTCCGCCAGCCAGCGGATCGCGCCGCCGAACAGGATCGGCGCCGAGGACGACAGCGGCAGGTAGACACCAACGGCGAACGCCAGCGACGGCACCGCGCACAACTCCAGCACCACGGCGATCAGCACGCCCATCAGCACCAGGCCCCAGGGCAGCTGGTGGTTGAGGATGCCCTTGATGATGTAGCTCATCAGCGTCGCCTTGGGCGCGTCGAACTTGGCGACGGCCACCCCGTCCGGCCGGGTGCGATGGGTCCCGTTGATGCCCGGATCGACCAGATAGGCCGCGCTGCCGTCGTCACGCACCAGGTAGCGGGTCGACGCCCCGCCGGCCGGGTCGGGCCGATGCCAGACGCGGTAGCCCGCCCGGTCGCCGGCCCCTTGCGGCCCCTTGACCTGCTCGGCGGGAAGGCTCGCCACCTGCGCCGCCGGCGCGCGGATGTTCTGGCTCGCCTCGACGGGGACATAGACGGTGGAGGCCTGGTTCAGGGCCAGCAGGATCGGTCCAAGGCAGATGGCGGAGGCCAGCGCGCCGGCCAGGATCGCCAGCTGTTGGGCCCTGGGGGTCGCCCCGACCAGGAACCCGGTCTTCAGGTCCTGGGCCGTGGTCCCGCCATTGGAGGCGGCGATGCAGACGATGGCGCCCACCGACAGCGCGGTGACGTAGTAGGTGGGCCCCGTCCAGCCCAGCAGCAGGAACAGCAGGCAGGTCAGCAAAAGCGTCGCCACCGTCATGCCGCTGATCGGGTTCGAAGAGGATCCCAGCTCGCCGGTCAGCCGCGCCGACACGGTCACGAAGAAGAAGCCGAAGACGATGATCAGGCCCGCGCCGACCAGGTTCATGTGCAACGACCGGGCGAACAGGATCGCGCCCATCAGGACGACCAGGCCGATCGCCACCCATTTCAACGGAAGATCCTGATCGGTCCGGGTCATCCGCCGCGCCGCGCCGGACCGCAACCCTCCCAGGCCCGCCTTGAGGCCGCGCCAGATCACGGGCAAGGCGCGGATCAAGATGATGATACCGCCGGCCGAGACGGCGCCCGCACCGATGTAGAGGACATAGGCCTCGCGGATGTCGTCCGGGCTCATGGTCGAGATCGGCGTCGTCCCTGGTGCGATGACCACGGCGGCCGCGGCGCCGAAGAACTGGATGACCGGGATCAGCACCAGATAGGCCAGCACCCCGCCGCCGGCCATCGCCGCGGCGATCCGCGGGCCGATGATGTAGCCTACGCCCAGAAGCTCAGGTGAGATCTCCACGGCGACGGAGGCCTTGGGAAGGATGCTTGAGAACACCTTGCCTGGCACGTCCTTCCACAGGTGGAGGGCCGACATGGCGAGTTTGTAGCTAAGGCCCGCCAGAAACCCGATGACGATGGTTCGGGCGCTGGCCGCGACTTCGGCCGGGGTTTGGGCCTTCGAGCCTTCCGCCGCCAGCGCGTGCTCTTCCGCCGTCGCACCGGCCTTCAGCACCTCGGCGCAGGCCGTGCCCTCCGGATAGCGCAGGGTGTCGTGCTCTTCCACAATGAGCGCCCGGCGCAACGGGATCATCATCAGGATGCCGAGCAGGCCGCCCAGGACCGCCACCAGCATCACCCGGGTGATTTCCAGGTCGAAGCCCAGGATCATAATCGCCGGCATGGTCACGCCGAGGCCAAAGGCGATGGATTCGCCGGCCGAACCCGCTGTCTGGACGATGTTGTTCTGCAGGATGCTGGCGCGCGCCAGCCCCAGCCGGGCGAGCAGCCGGAACAGGGTGATCGAGATCACCGCCACGGGGATCGAGGCGCTGACCGTCAGCCCGACCTTGAGCACGAGGTAGAGCGATGAGGCGCCGAAGATCACGCCCAGCAAGACCCCGACCACAAGGGGCAGGAATGTGAGCTCCGGCAAATGTGCGGTGGCGGGGATGAAGGGGCGCGGGCCCCTGCTTACGGTGACGTCCAGATCAGCCACGTCACGCCCCGCTTCACGTCAGAAGGCGTCAGTATGAGCACGCAGTTCAGGCGGAGGCCATGGCCCGCCCGCCATGTCTAGTGCGCCGCCGGCGCGCCCTCAGGGGGAATGTCCATGAAGCTGGGGACCGCGGCGTTGTAGCTGTCGCGCCAGCCCAGATCGACGACCACGTCCTGGTGGCCCTGCCACATCATGTGCACGGCCACGTAAAGCACGATCACCAGGCCGATGTAGCCAATCCAGCGGTACTTGTGCAGCAGCCGCGCGATGGCGTGGGCGGCGACCCCCATCAGGGCGATCGACAGCAACAGGCCGAAGATCAGGACTGTCGGATGCTCGCGCGCCGCGCCGGCGACGGCCAGGACGTTGTCCAGCGACATCGAGATGTCCGCGACGAGGATCTGGATGAAGGCGGCCTTGAAAGATTTGGCCTTCTTGACCGCGGGCTCGGTGGTCGGATCGTCGTCCATCGCCGCGGCGGCGTCGGCTTCGTCCTGCGCGGCCTGGTCGCGCATTTCATTCCACATCTTCCAGCAGACCCACAGCAACAGCAGGCCGCCGGCGAACAGCAGGCCTATGATGCCCAGGAGCTGGGTCGTGACGAGGGCGAAGGCGATGCGGGTGATGACCGCGGCGATCAAGCCGACGAAGATCGCCTTCTTGCGCTGTTCCGGCGGCAGGCCGCCGGCCGCCAGGCCCACGGCCACGGCGTTGTCGCCGGCCAGGACCAGATCGATCATCAGCACCTGAAGGAGGGCGGTGAAGGCGGCGGGATTGAACAGTTCAGCGATCATAAGTTTCTCATTGCTTCAGTCGCGGCCAGCTCGCAACTGCGCAGTCCTCAGGCCCGGCGTCTGGTCTGTGACGTTTCGTAAAGGGCGACCGCCGCCGCCGCGGAGACGTTGAGGCTCTCAAAGCCGCCCGGCATGGGGATTTTCGCCAGTGTGTCGCAGTGCTCGGCCACCAGCCGGCGAAGGCCCTCCCCCTCGGACCCGAGCACGATCACCACAGCGGAGCCGTCCAGCGAATCAGCCAGCGAATCCTGGGCCTCGCCGGCTAGGCCGATCGTCCGCCAGCCGGCCTCGCTCAACTCCTCCAGGGCGCGCGACAGGTTGACGACGCGGGCGGTGGGCACGCGCTCGACGGCGCCGGCGGCGGCCTTCGCCACCGTGCCGGTGAACTGCGGCGCATGGCGGTCCTGCAGCACCAGGCCCTTGGCGCCGAACGCCGCGGCCGAGCGCAGGATCGCGCCGACGTTCTGCGGGTCGGTCACCTGGTCGAGCATCAGGAGCACCGCGCCTGGCTCGGCGACGAAGTCCGTCAGGTCTGCAGGCTCCAGCAAAGGCGCCTTAAGGGCGATTCCCTGGTGAACGGCGCTCGCCGGCAGCAGTTGTGCGAACCGATTGTTGTCGACGATCTCGTGGGTGGGCAGTGTCTTGAAGCGTCCGCTCAAGGTCTTGGCGCGATCAGCGGTGAGGTAGAGAATCTCGGGAGTACGGGCGGGATTTACGAGGGCCGCCTCCACCGCATGCAGGCCCCACAGCCAGTCTTCCGAGGCCTTCTCCGAGGGCCGATCGGGCCGGCCATGAGGGCGTGGTTTAAAGCCTCGTTTCGGCGCGTTGCGTTCGTGGGACGAGGACACTATAAGACGCGCTCCAAATTGGGGCCCCCCGGCGGGACCGCTGCTTCACAAGACCTTGGACGGGGCTCTTAGCACCGCTGCAGGGTTGGGGCGGAGGTCTTTATCGGACGGGTGTCAATCGCTCCGGCGCTTGGGGGAATGTCCCGAGTGGCAAAGGGGGGGGACTGTAAATCCCCTGGCGTACGCCTTCGTAGGTTCGAGTCCTACTTCCCCCACCACGCGCCGGTAGCGAAAGACCTTTAAGGAGTTCCGGCCTCGACCGGGGAGGCGGGTATAGCACAATGGTAGTGCAGCAGCCTTCCAAGCTGAGGATGCGGGTTCGATTCCCGCTACCCGCTCCAGACTCCGAACCGCCCGCCCTGCAACAGAACAAGCGCCTCTAGGATCGATCAATGGCCAAGGAAAAGTTCGAACGTAATAAGCCGCACTGCAACATCGGCACGATTGGTCACGTTGACCATGGCAAGACGACGCTGACGGCTGCGATCACGATCACGCTGGCGAAGTCCGGTGGTGCGACGGCGAAGGCGTATGCGGATATTGATGCGGCGCCGGAAGAGAAGGCGCGTGGCATCACGATCAACACGGCGCACGTGGAATATGAGACGGCGAACCGTCACTACGCGCACGTCGACTGCCCTGGTCACGCTGACTATGTGAAGAACATGATCACGGGTGCGGCGCAGATGGACGGCGCGATCCTGGTGGTTTCGGCCGCTGACGGTCCGATGCCGCAGACGCGCGAGCACATCCTTCTGGCCCGTCAGGTCGGCGTGCCGGCTCTGGTGGTGTTCATGAACAAGGTCGACATGGTCGACGACGAAGAGCTTCTGGACCTGGTCGAGATGGAGGTTCGCGAACTTCTGTCGTCGTATCAGTTCCCGGGCGATGACATCCCGATCACCAAGGGCTCGGCTCTGGCGGCGGTTGAGGGCAAGACGCCGGCGATCGGCGAAGAGGCGATCCTGGCGCTGATGGCTTCGGTTGACGCCTACATCCCGCAGCCGGAGCGTCCGGTGGACCTGCCGTTCCTGATGCCGGTGGAAGACGTCTTCTCGATCTCGGGCCGCGGCACGGTTGTGACCGGCCGGATTGAAAAGGGCATCGTGAAGGTCGGTGAGGAAGTCGAGATCGTCGGCATCCGTCCGGTCCAGAAGACGACCTGCACGGGCGTCGAGATGTTCCGCAAGCTGCTGGACCAGGGCCAGGCCGGCGACAACGTGGGCGTGCTGCTGCGCGGCACCAAGCGTGAAGACGTCGAGCGCGGTCAGGTTCTCTGCAAGCCGGGTTCGATCACGCCGCACACGAAGTTTGTGGCGGAAGCCTACATCCTGACGAAGGAGGAGGGCGGTCGTCACACGCCGTTCTTCACCAACTATCGTCCGCAGTTCTACTTCCGCACGACGGATGTGACGGGGATCATCAAGCTGCGCGAAGGCGTGGAGATGATCATGCCGGGCGACAACGCCGAGCTGGACGTCGAGCTGATCACCCCGATCGCCATGGACCAGGGCCTGCGCTTCGCCATTCGCGAAGGCGGCCGTACGGTCGGCGCGGGCGTCGTCTCGAAGATCGTCGAGTAATCGACCCAGCCCACGGCTGGAACGACAAGGCCCGCCGGAGCAATCCGGCGGGCCTTTTGCTTAGGCCGCCTGGTTCGGCTCCGGCGCCTCTCGGTTCGGCGCGCCGGTGGCGGGATCGGTGGCGGTCTTCGACGTCTTCGCGCCGCCGCCGGCCGGCTCCGTCGCCGGCCGTGGCGGGCTGCCGGGCTTCTGCTGGTCGTCGCGGTTGCGATCGTCGCTCTGGCTGGCGGGCATGATTTGTCTCCAGGGTTGGCCTGGGAAACGACGGCCGCGCCGCTTCGATCCTCGGCAGCGCTTGAAACATCGGGAGGATTGCGGCATAGCGCTCAACGTCCATCCCGACATCGTTGAGCCGTCTTCTACGCCCTCTGGGCGCGAGGCCTGCTCCCCGGAAGAGGGGCGGACGGACGCGTAGGAGTGTAGCTCAGCTGGTAGAGCATCGGTCTCCAAAACCGAGGGCCGGGGGTTCGAGTCCCTCCACTCCTGCCATCCTTCTCCCCATATAGGTCGCGACGCCGGCAAGGCCGGTCCGCCAGAAGTTTTAGAGAGCAGTCGACTTGGCCAGGAAACCGGGCTCCACCCCGCAAGCGATCAGGAACCGCGCCGCGCGTACGGCGGCGGCCATGACGCCCGCTGGCGCAGCCGCCGCCCCCGCCGCGCCGAAGAAGCCTTTCAATCCTGGGCAGTTCGCCAAGGAAGTGCGCGCCGAAGCGCGCAAGATCACCTGGACGACCCGCAAGGAGACCTGGATCACCTCCGTCATGGTGGCGATCATGGTCGTGATGGCCTCGGTCTTCTTTCTCGTGGTCGATTTTCTTCTCAGCCAGGGCGTTACGCAGATCCTGAAGCTGGCGAACGCTGGATAAATTCGAAATGTCTGAAGCGCCCCAACCCGCCGCCAACCCGCGCCACAAGTGGTACATCGTCCACGCCTACTCGAACTTCGAGGGCAAGGTGAAGGACTCGATCCTGGAGCAGGCCAAGTCCCAGGGGCTGGAGGAGAACTTCTCCGAAGTCCTCGTGCCGACTGAAGCGGCCACCGAGATCCGCCGTGGTCGCAAGATCGATGTCCAACGCAAGTTCTTCCCGGGCTACGTCCTGGTGAAGATGGAGCTGACCGACGAGGCCTACCACCTCATCAAGAACACGCCGAAGGTCACCGGTTTCCTGGGCAGCCAGAACAAGCCGCAGCCGGTCACCGAAAAGGAAGTGGCCCGCATCATCGGCGCCATCGAAGAGGGCGTGGAGCGGCCGAAGCCGACCATCACCTTCGAGATCGGCGAGCAGGTCCGCGTCACCGACGGCCCGTTCGCCAGCTTCAACGGCTCGGTCGAACAGGTCGACGAGGAGCGCACCCGCCTGCGTGTCACCGTTTCGATCTTCGGTCGCGCCACCCCCGTCGAACTCGAATACGGCCAGGTCGAAAAGATCGGCTGATGTCGCGGGCGAGGGCAGGCCGGCTTGCCGCCGGCGCCTTCGCCTGATACACGCCCGCCCTTCGCGCGGTTCGCCGTGGCGAAACCCAAATCCGTGGGAGGGGCTGCAAGCCATACCCCGCACCACGGCTCAACCGTCCGGACCCCGGACATCATGAGGACAACATGGCCAAGAAAATCTTGGGCTACATCAAGCTGCAGGTGCCCGCGGGCTCTGCGACGCCTTCGCCGCCGATCGGTCCGGCGCTGGGCCAGCGTGGCGTGAACATCATGGGCTTCTGCAAGGAGTTCAATGCGCGCACCGAGAAGGAACAGAAGGGCACC
This is a stretch of genomic DNA from Phenylobacterium immobile (ATCC 35973). It encodes these proteins:
- the secE gene encoding preprotein translocase subunit SecE, giving the protein MARKPGSTPQAIRNRAARTAAAMTPAGAAAAPAAPKKPFNPGQFAKEVRAEARKITWTTRKETWITSVMVAIMVVMASVFFLVVDFLLSQGVTQILKLANAG
- the rlmB gene encoding 23S rRNA (guanosine(2251)-2'-O)-methyltransferase RlmB; this translates as MSSSHERNAPKRGFKPRPHGRPDRPSEKASEDWLWGLHAVEAALVNPARTPEILYLTADRAKTLSGRFKTLPTHEIVDNNRFAQLLPASAVHQGIALKAPLLEPADLTDFVAEPGAVLLMLDQVTDPQNVGAILRSAAAFGAKGLVLQDRHAPQFTGTVAKAAAGAVERVPTARVVNLSRALEELSEAGWRTIGLAGEAQDSLADSLDGSAVVIVLGSEGEGLRRLVAEHCDTLAKIPMPGGFESLNVSAAAAVALYETSQTRRRA
- the metG gene encoding methionine--tRNA ligase, with product MSRILITSALPYINGIKHLGTLAGSMLPADVYARFQRARGRETLYLCATDEHGTPTELAAAAAGQEPADFCAEQHQVQHDLGRRFGLSWDHFGRSSSPQNHRLTQRFAQGLWEAGFLEERVTQQVYSVADKRFLPDRYVVGTCPHCGYEAARGDQCENCTRVLDPADLIHPRSAISGSTDVEIRESKHLFLRQSLFADKLRAWIDAKKGEWPLLVTSIALKWLDEGLQDRGITRDLVWGVPVNAFEWGPNPDGALPDIDGLAGKVFYVWFDAPIEYIACTWEWADARAAERGEDPPADAVWERWWRGEAAADVTYVEFMGKDNVPFHTVGFPCTLIGLNETFAGGDWKPASNQAWKLVDQLKGFNWLDYYGGKFSTSQQRGVFMDHALELLPADYWRWWVMANTPETSDATFTWEQFQQQVNADLADVLGNFVNRILKFTESRFDGVVPEGGEPGELEARLAGDVAAKLAELTEQLEAREFRKSATALRQLWVLGNQYLTEAAPWTAIKTDRDRAAVAVRTGLNLVALFAKVSEPFIPFAAEKVALAVGEAYPGRWPDAAAALDILPAGRPVAAPEVLFRKVENDQVAEWVARFGGADAAA
- the tuf gene encoding elongation factor Tu encodes the protein MAKEKFERNKPHCNIGTIGHVDHGKTTLTAAITITLAKSGGATAKAYADIDAAPEEKARGITINTAHVEYETANRHYAHVDCPGHADYVKNMITGAAQMDGAILVVSAADGPMPQTREHILLARQVGVPALVVFMNKVDMVDDEELLDLVEMEVRELLSSYQFPGDDIPITKGSALAAVEGKTPAIGEEAILALMASVDAYIPQPERPVDLPFLMPVEDVFSISGRGTVVTGRIEKGIVKVGEEVEIVGIRPVQKTTCTGVEMFRKLLDQGQAGDNVGVLLRGTKREDVERGQVLCKPGSITPHTKFVAEAYILTKEEGGRHTPFFTNYRPQFYFRTTDVTGIIKLREGVEMIMPGDNAELDVELITPIAMDQGLRFAIREGGRTVGAGVVSKIVE
- the nusG gene encoding transcription termination/antitermination protein NusG, producing MSEAPQPAANPRHKWYIVHAYSNFEGKVKDSILEQAKSQGLEENFSEVLVPTEAATEIRRGRKIDVQRKFFPGYVLVKMELTDEAYHLIKNTPKVTGFLGSQNKPQPVTEKEVARIIGAIEEGVERPKPTITFEIGEQVRVTDGPFASFNGSVEQVDEERTRLRVTVSIFGRATPVELEYGQVEKIG
- a CDS encoding TerC family protein — its product is MIAELFNPAAFTALLQVLMIDLVLAGDNAVAVGLAAGGLPPEQRKKAIFVGLIAAVITRIAFALVTTQLLGIIGLLFAGGLLLLWVCWKMWNEMRDQAAQDEADAAAAMDDDPTTEPAVKKAKSFKAAFIQILVADISMSLDNVLAVAGAAREHPTVLIFGLLLSIALMGVAAHAIARLLHKYRWIGYIGLVIVLYVAVHMMWQGHQDVVVDLGWRDSYNAAVPSFMDIPPEGAPAAH
- a CDS encoding OPT family oligopeptide transporter — protein: MADLDVTVSRGPRPFIPATAHLPELTFLPLVVGVLLGVIFGASSLYLVLKVGLTVSASIPVAVISITLFRLLARLGLARASILQNNIVQTAGSAGESIAFGLGVTMPAIMILGFDLEITRVMLVAVLGGLLGILMMIPLRRALIVEEHDTLRYPEGTACAEVLKAGATAEEHALAAEGSKAQTPAEVAASARTIVIGFLAGLSYKLAMSALHLWKDVPGKVFSSILPKASVAVEISPELLGVGYIIGPRIAAAMAGGGVLAYLVLIPVIQFFGAAAAVVIAPGTTPISTMSPDDIREAYVLYIGAGAVSAGGIIILIRALPVIWRGLKAGLGGLRSGAARRMTRTDQDLPLKWVAIGLVVLMGAILFARSLHMNLVGAGLIIVFGFFFVTVSARLTGELGSSSNPISGMTVATLLLTCLLFLLLGWTGPTYYVTALSVGAIVCIAASNGGTTAQDLKTGFLVGATPRAQQLAILAGALASAICLGPILLALNQASTVYVPVEASQNIRAPAAQVASLPAEQVKGPQGAGDRAGYRVWHRPDPAGGASTRYLVRDDGSAAYLVDPGINGTHRTRPDGVAVAKFDAPKATLMSYIIKGILNHQLPWGLVLMGVLIAVVLELCAVPSLAFAVGVYLPLSSSAPILFGGAIRWLADRRSRPHSPTGETLSEAELAAESDRSPGVLMASGYIAGGAIAGIGIAFSAGLLSGFDSAVVELMTRVNPLFAGPWSDGLALIPYVGLCVLLWLTGRRRTAA